A genomic region of Gemmatimonadales bacterium contains the following coding sequences:
- a CDS encoding cell division protein ZapA: MTSPAKTLVRVQVGGEELQLRTELPPDYAREVAAHFDEALRKIRAASPSIEAYKAAILAGLSVTDELFRARTADGELASRITALSDELTRLLPPTKRTSRGAAGD, translated from the coding sequence ATGACCTCTCCCGCGAAGACGCTGGTTCGGGTGCAGGTGGGCGGCGAAGAGTTGCAGCTTCGCACCGAACTGCCACCCGACTACGCGCGCGAAGTCGCTGCGCACTTTGACGAAGCGCTGCGGAAGATCCGCGCCGCGTCGCCATCGATCGAAGCATACAAGGCGGCGATCCTCGCCGGCCTGTCAGTGACGGATGAATTGTTCCGCGCCCGCACGGCCGATGGCGAGCTGGCCTCGCGGATCACGGCGTTGAGCGATGAACTCACCAGGCTCCTGCCGCCCACCAAGCGAACCTCGCGAGGCGCGGCCGGCGACTGA